Proteins encoded together in one Lagopus muta isolate bLagMut1 chromosome 3, bLagMut1 primary, whole genome shotgun sequence window:
- the MRPL53 gene encoding 39S ribosomal protein L53, mitochondrial, with amino-acid sequence MASRIHVVLRPVKSIVVRFCPFESNVESTRTFLQCINHKRIQATNRNCEVSADVRHDGSEPLVDVMFADGERLIMKGANLTTIEMLTALGSRCNAKELAAEQKSKKNP; translated from the exons ATGGCGTCCCGGATCCATGTGGTGCTGCGGCCCGTGAAGAGTATCGTAGTCCGCTTCTGTCCCTTCGAGTCCAACGTGGAGAGCACCAG aacatttctCCAATGTATAAACCATAAGAGAATCCAAGCCACTAACAGGAACTGTGAAGTGTCTGCAGATGTGAGACACGACGGATCTGAACCGCTTGTAGATGTTATGTTTG ctgATGGAGAGCGACTGATAATGAAAGGAGCCAACCTGACAACAATTGAAATGTTAACAGCATTGGGGTCCAGATGTAATGCAAAAGAGcttgctgcagaacagaaaagcaagaagaatcCCTGA